The Bradyrhizobium diazoefficiens genome contains the following window.
AAAGCGCAAATCCGGAATCCCGAAAGGTCGGCTTTCGCGGATAAACGGGAATTTGTTCGGTTCCGTCGCAATCGGCTGCTTTTGACTCAAAACGGACAACGACCCATTCGCGACAGTGACAACTCAAGCTAGAAACGGCTAAGTTGCTTTAGGACATTATCTTGGGGATTGAACATGGTCGCACAGACCCCTGTCATCGAACTCATGAAGCTCATCAGTGGGTTTCAAGTGTCGCAAGTCATCTCGGCAATGGCTGAGCTTGGTATTGCAGACGCATTGAAGGACGAAACACTCCATAGTGACGTTGTCGCGCGCAGGCTGGAATGCGATCCCGCGTCCCTATATCGGCTGCTACATGCCCTCGCGTCAGTAGGTCTCTTGGAAGAGCAGCCTGAGCGGCATTTTCGACTAACGCCGATTGGAGAATGCCTGAGGTCGGAATCGCCGAACTCTCGATCGGCGTGGGCGCGCTATGTCGGCCGACCTTATGTCCGGCAATCATGGGCAAATCTAGCCGACAGCGTAAGAACCGGAAAGAGCGCGTTTGAGCTGTTGCACCATGCGAACTTGTGGGAGTGGCGTGGGGAACGGCCCGAAGAAACCGGAATATTCGACGCGGCCATGAGCGAGCTGTCGCGTTCGGGAGGCAATGCGATTGCCTCTGCTCACGATTTCTCGGCGTACAAAGTTATTGTCGATATCGGCGGCGGACAGGGGGCACTGCTCGCTGCCATCCTAGCGCAACATGCGGGCACGCGCGGCATCCTGTTCGATCTGCCGCATGTCGTCGTCAAAGCAAAGGAACTGCTCGCAGCGGCGAACGTTGCAGATCGCTGTGAGATCGTAGGCGGCGACGTCTTCAAGAGCGCGCCGACGGGCGGTGATGCCTACCTTATTAAATCCGTGTTGATGGATGAGAGCGACGAAAGTGTCGTTTCGATTTTAGGCCGCTGCCGCTCGGTGATGTCATCGTCGGCGCATCTCATTGTGATCGAGCATCTTCTCACCCCGCCAAATCAACCGGACGTCAACTATAGCGACATGACTATGATGGTGATGACTGGCGGTCGCGAGCGTACACAAAAGGAATTCGAAGCTCTTTTTGCGGCAGCACGCTTTCGCTTTGAACGGGCCGTCAGTACCCGGTCGCCGTTTACGCTGCTAATCGGCAGCCCAAGCTAAACCGACGCTATCGGGCAACGGGGAACTTCTCCTTACCCAAAACGGATTCGACCGAGCGGTATTTCTCTTTCGCTCATTATGTCGGCCCTATCGCCAGGACTACGTTCGCAGCCTTGTATGTGGGGCCGCAGATTGGCGCAGCCGCTCTCCCTGCAGGACGCCTTGATTGGGCTGTCGCCCCAATTCATGTCCGGATGGGAGCGACGCCTATCGTTCAGGCAAGTAGAGCGCTAGTTCGGGCGGGCGCAACGGGGGCGCCGTCGCGACGCGCTTCCGCGACGTTCGCCTCAGATGCCGCGGAGGAAGTCGATCTTGCCGATCTCCACCCCGTTGTGGCGCAGGATCGCGTAGGCGGTGGTGACGTGGAAGTAGAAATTCGGGATCATGAAGCCGAACAGATACTGCTTGGCGGGGAAGGTCATGTCGTTGCCGGCGAGCTTCTGGGTGACGGTGCGATCCTCGGCCCCCGCGAACTTCTCCGTCGGCACGCTCTCCAGGAAGGCGATAGTCTTGGCGAGGCGGTCCTTCAGGTCCGCCACGGTCTTGTCCTCGTCGGGGAGCCTTGGGATGTCCATTTGGGCCAGGCGCGCCGCGCCGCCCCTCGCTGTTTCCGTGGCGCGATGGATCTGGGTCGAGAAGGGCAGCATGTCGATGGCCAACCGGCTGCCCATGAGGACGCTCGGGTCCACCTTCTTGCCCTCGGCGTAGGCCATTGCCTTGTCGAGGATGGCGTCGAGATTCTTCAGCGCGCGCACCATGCCGGGAACGGCGGCCTCGTACATGGACAGGGACAAAGCAAACCTCCAAATAGAGTGACCCACCTGCTCAGTTTACGATTTGATAGCGTGGCATTGCGCGCTGCATTTACTATGGCGATCATACTATGGCGATCGCCATAGTGCTGTCAAGCGAGGCGTGGTATTTTACGACATGGCCCGCAAAACTGACGCCCGCGCTCGCGCGATTGCCACCGCCGAACGGCTATTTCGCATCCAAGGCTACGCTGCGACTGGACTGAGCCAGATCATTGAAGAAAGCGGCTCGCCTAAAGGATCGTTTTACTTTCACTTTCCGCGCGGCAAAACCCAACTGGCAGAGGAAACGATCGATCTTTATCTCGCGAATAGAGCTGCGGCGTTCCGGCATATCTCAGCGAGTACGACAGGCGATGCTCCGAATTTTTTTAATCAGATTTTTGCGGCAATCGCGGCCGAAATGATTGCCTCCGACTTCCAGTATGGATGTCTCATGCAAAATCTGGTGAGTGAGATGTCCGTGCTGGACGCTGAGCTGACCAAACGGGTCGCAAGCGGATTTGTCGAGTTGACCGGAATTATTGCAGAGCATCTCCGGGGGTGCGGTTTCGCTCCCGCGCGCGCATCCTCCAGCGCAGCCGCATTGGTCGCCGCCATCGAAGGCGCACGAACGATTGCCCGTGTCGAACGTGCGCCGGCTATATTTGAGGCGCTGGCGGATATCTTCTGCCAAAGGGGCCTGTGATCTTCCTCCGAGGAAGTGGACGAGTTTAGCTCGTGGATCGGCGCCGCCTCGTCCTGCGCATGACGTAAACCGGCTATTGGCCCGTTGCCGCAAGCTGCAGGCTCCATCCGTAGGTCTGCTCGCCGGGATCAAGCGGACACGAGTCGGCCCGAGCGTGATCGCCGCTCGTGACCCGTTGCCGAAGACCGCATGGCTCATCCGTCGGTCGGCTCGCTGAGATTAACCGGACATGGCTCGGCCTGAGCCGGCTCGCTTGTGGCCCTCAGCTGAACAACGAAAGGGCCGCCGCTATGTCGGCTGTCGGCTGTCCGCGGTAGAGCGGGCGTTGTGCGATGGCTGCGTTGACGGGTGCTCCTGACCAAAGCGGACAGCCGCGAGCCCCACACAGGGTCCCCGTCATGAGCCTGAAATGACCATCGCCAGTGCACACCCGACGAGGGTCTTCTAAAAACAAGGCCGGCTTTGAGCCGGCCTTGGGTCCCCTGCTGTTCGGAAGCTTAGTACCTCGCCACCACGGGGCCGCCCCAGCGGTAGTTCAGGCGAACGGTTGCGACATCGACGTCCTGACGGATCCGGTCAACCGTCGAGGCCAGGCCAGCGGCGTTCGTCAACGTCAAGGTATGGTCGCCCATGAACAAGTGGTCGTACTCAACGGCGACCGACCAGTTCGGAGTGAACCCGTATTCTAGTCCGACTCCAGCGACGCCACCCCAGCGCGTGTCGCTAGCCGAGTCGAACACCGCACCCGTTGCAACTACGCGGTGTTCGTAACGATTATCGGTGACGGCCGCGCCGCCCTTTACGTAGAGCAGCACGTTGTTCCAAGTGTAACCAACTTGGCCGGTGAACAGACCAAAGCCGCGCACGCTGGTGCGTTGGGTCGCATCTCCGGGCACCAGGATGAACTGATCGCTCACACGCGAGCCGGTGAAATCAGCCCAGTTGCCCTGCGCTTCCAAGCCAAACACCCAGCTAGCGGCCTGCCAGCGATACCCGATCTGACCACCAACCGTGCCGCCGCTAACGTTGTTACAGCCCTCAGGTGCCACCGCTCCACCGGGCACAAGAATGTCCCAGCAGCTGCGAGTCCAGCCGCCGCCGCCGTTCACGCCGAGGTAGAAGCCGCTCCAATTGTAAGCCGCAACTTCCATGGGCGGGGCCTTGGTGTAAGGACGTGCCGCGAGATCCGCAGCGTTAGCAGTTGCCGATGCCGCCAGCGCTGCAACCAGTCCAAGCGCACCAAACGCAAATTTCTTCATGTTAAATTCTCCCACCCGGGCCGCGAACGCCTTCGGACCTACCTGGAGTGTACGTGGAGTCACGCCCATTGGCTGTAGCGGTCAAGCCACACTCGCCAGCTCCCGGTCCTGACCTCAAGCGCGCTTGCAGGACTCATCCAGGTAGGAGTCAAAGCATGCTCCAATTGTCGCACTGGGAACGTTTCGCAGGTGGAACCGCCGGGACAGATTGTTGCAACCCACACATCTGTATCAATCAGCTGTATCAATCAGCGCTCGTAATTACCCGGATCATGTTCTCCGCCGAGCATGGGGCACAAATGAAAATATTTTTCGTTGCTGCAGCTATTTTGATCCCAACAGCTTCGTATGCAGCAGACATGGCGGTCAAAGCACCACCCCCGTCCGCGGTCTACAACTGGACCGGTTTCTACATCGGCGGTTTCGTGGGCGGCACCGGTGCCGACCGCAACGCTTCGGCGAGTGAGCCCCTAAGCGCGGCTGGCCGCTATGACGGCCCGAACCGTTTAGACACAAGTTACGGCCTTGGCAGCAGCTTCATTGGAGGCGGCACTGTCGGCTACAACTGGCAGAAGCATGGCAGTAATCTCGTGCTCGGTATCGAAGGCGAAGCCGGCTACATTCACTTGAGCGGGTCGAGGCAGGACGTCAACGCCGTTCTCAACGGCATTGGACTTCCCGACAGCGTCAACTCCACTCGATTGGGCGATGCCTATGGCGTGATCGCCGGCCGGGTGGACCGCTAATCTCGGCATACAACGGAGCTACACTAACTCCGGTATGACCACCCCAATCCGTTGCCACTCCCGTCCTCCTTACCAACAGATCCGGGCGTTCACGTCGCCTTCCGAGAGTAAAGCAGACGCGATGCCTTTTCGACGGCGCGGCTAGAGCGGCTTGATCGCCACGCCTTCACTTCCGGCCGCCTTGATCCGCGCAATGACCCGTTCGATGGCGCGATCATCGTTGCGCGTTGGCGTGGACCCATGGTGCTGCCGTCGCGGACGATGGCGACATGGCCTTTCCCGAAGATTAAATCGCCGCGCAGCAAGCGGTTTCGCTTACGCCCGCTAATCGCATTGATCTATGCGGCGCGTTCCTGGTCGGATCGTTGCTCGGCCGTGGTCGCTGTTTCTTCCAACTTCTTTTCGTAATTGCCCGCGAGCCTCTCAATACTATCCGCCCACATTCTCAGCATTGAGACCTGAAAGCGGATCATCGGCTTCAACGCATTCATGCCGATTGCTGTCGCTGCGGCGACGCGCCTTTGCGGGTCGTTCGCGATACGGTTTGGAGTAGCGGTCTGGTCTGTCATGGTTGCTCGCTCCTTCTGTGTTGGACCTAAAGTCACCTCTCGGGTTGTGAATTGCGTGCTTCCAAGCACTCGGCAAAAACTTGATCGGCCGCGAGTTGGGCACGTTGGTCGTCATGCAATTCATCCAGTTTCTTCAAGTAGGCGACCGCGGCCATTTGCATGAGATTGAAATCGTCTTCGCCGGTATCGCGAAGATTGGCGATGTAGCGGTAGAGGGCGAAACGCCTGTCGTCATTCTCGCTGACGCCGTTGTGGAGCAGCAAGTAGTTCCGCCAAGCGAACGCACACGCGCCTTCTCTGGCTTGAGAACTCATGGGCACCTCCCAACTGCCAGAGAAAGACTGACGGCGCGTTTCGTTCCGCAAATCTCCGAGTTGTAACGTTGTTCCGTAGCTGCGCTGCGAGGTGCCTATCAGCTGGGGCGGGTTGCCTTTCGAGTGACGGGTTGCGCCAATGATCGTGCATGTGTTCCCATCGGGGAAACGGACGAGACTTCAGGCTATCTGCGCTGGAGTGTCAAAGCCGGCTTCGCGCCAACGATCTTCCCCTTATTCCACGGTACGCGCTCGGCGAGGCCCCCATTGGAGCTTGGGACATCGGGTCATGGTGACTTCCTCAATTGATGAGGCCAGTCATTCTCGGGCGAGCAACCTTCTCAACCTACGTCCGCCTGCAAACAATTGAAAGTGAACTTTGCTTCAATTGGATCATCTGGAGGGACGAAAATGACCGATTGCGGCCATCACCAAACGCCGCTCATATGTCGCGCATCCGTCCCATCAGGTAACTTCGCTCGACAGCATCCACCTCTAGGATGAGGAGCTGCTGTCGAATTAGTTCAGCATGCGCGACCACATCGTGCCAACCCGGGTCGTTCAGGATCGCGAGATGGTCATAGTCATTCGTCGCTCTGTAGGAAACGAGCGCCTCGTGAAGTGAGGCCAATAACTCGAATTCTTTGGAGGTTAGATGTCCAAGGTCCGCCCCAAATTGGAGCTGATCGACGTCAGGATATGAGCAACAAAACTCTACGTACGACCAGTGCGGACTGCTGGTTGGCGGCGTGAGCCACGTTCGATGCTGGTACTCTATATCCGCGATCTCATAGACGGAGCCGAACCATTGGCGTCGAAAGTCTACCAACTCCTCAGAATTGATGCCTGCCAATTTCGATACCCCGCATCTACGTTCCATCCGCGCGACTGTCGTTAACACCAGATGGATTTCGTCACTTTATCAGACGGAGCTGGCGATGTCGCTTCGCCCAAAGCAGACACGGACCACGGCGCCTTCAATGTCGCCTTCCGGGAGTAAGGCAGATGCGACGCATTTCGACGACGCGGCTAGAGCCGCTTGATTGCGATGATCTCGCTGCCGGCCGCCTTGATCCGCGCGATGGCCGGCTCGATCGGCTCGATCACCGTTGCCATGTGATGGGCGTTGGCATGAACTATCGTGCAGCCGTCGCGGACGATGGCGACATGGCCCTTCCAGAAGATCAGATCGCCGCGCAGCAAGTTGCTTCGCTTATGCGGCTCCAGCGCGCGACCGAGCCCAGCCTGTTGCATGTCGCTGTCGCGCGAGCAGCCGATGCCTGCGGCCGTCAGCGAGACCTGGACGAGGCCGGAGCAGTCGATGCCGAGGCTGCTCTTGCCGCCCCAGAGATAGGGCGTGCCGACGAAGCGCTCGGCGACCGCGACGTAGTCCGGCTCGCGATGGTCGAGCGTTGAGAGATGGGCTTTCGGCAGGAACAGACCTTCGCGCGTGACGGCAAAGCTGCTATCCTCGCGGGTGATCGTGAGCTTCGATCCCAGCGCCAGGGTGTCGGCCGGCGGCAGCTTGATCGACGGACCGGGAAAGGCAAGCGTCCGCAGCGCGCTGACCCTGTGTGTCGGTGCGGCCGCAGGCTTCGTCAGCGCGGCGTCCGGCAGCCAGCCAACATAGCCGTCGCCACCGAGCTGGCCCCAGGCCCAGCCCTCGCCGTTGCGGTCGTAGATCGTCACGCGCTCGCCGCGCAACGCTTCGGTCATCAGCATCGCGTTCGAGGACGGCTGCTCGCGGACCGGCGCGATCGGTGCGACCACCTCGAACTCCTCGCCGGTGACGAAGCGATCGGCCTTCACCTTGCCTTCGAGATATTTCGCGGCGAGGTCGCCCCGCGCCGCTGTCAGCCGCGGGTCATGCATAGCGTTCGCTCAGCAATGCGTAGATGGCGCGTGCGGCCTGGCACTCGCCACCCTCGGGACGCGCGGGTTTTGCCGACGGCGTCCAGCCATAGATGTCGACATGCAACCAGCTTCTGGCCTGTTCGACGAAGCGTTGCAGGAATAGGGCGCAGGTGATCGAGCCGGCAAAGCCGCCGGACGGCGCGTTGGTGATGGTGGCGGTCTTGGAGTCCAGCCACGCATCGTAAGGCGGCCACAGCGGCATGCGCCACATCGGATCGTTCTCCTTCGCCGCGCAGCGCGCGACGTCGGCGGCAAGCGTCTCATCATTGGTGTAAAAGGGCGGTAAATCAGGTCCCAGCGCGACGCGCGCGGCGCCGGTTAGCGTGCCCAGATCGATCAGCAGCTCGGGCGTCTCCTCATCGGCCAGCGCCAGCGCATCGGCGAGCACCAGACGGCCTTCCGCGTCGGTATTGCCGATCTCGACCGTGATGCCCTTGCGCGACGTAAAAATGTCGAGCGGGCGGAAGGCATTGCCGGCGACCGCGTTCTCCACCGCCGGAATCAGCACGCGCAGCCGCACCTTCAGCTTCGCGTCCATCACCATGCGCGCCAGCGCCAGCACGTTGGCAGCGCCGCCCATGTCCTTTTTCATGATCAGCATGCCGCTCGACGGCTTCAGATCGAGCCCGCCGGTGTCGAAGCAGACGCCCTTGCCGACCAGCGTGACCTTGGGATGGGAGGGGTCGCCCCAGACGATGTCGATCAGCCGCGGCGCGCGGTCTGAGGCCATGCCGACGGCGTAGATCAGCGGAAAATTCGCCTTCAAATCCTCGCCGATGGTGTAGGTGAAGCTTGCGCCGAACTCGGCGGCAAGGTCTTGCGCGGCGGCCGCCAGCTCTGCCGGGCCCATGTCGTTCGAGGGCGTATTGATGAGATCGCGTGCCAGCATCGCGGCATCCGCCATGCGGTTGATTTCGACCGGGTCGACGCCCTCCGGCGGCACCAGCCGGACATTGGGGCTATCAGCCTTGCGGTAGCGCGCAAAACGGTAGCTGCCGAGCGCGAAGGCGAGGGCCGCCAGTCGTGCATCGTGCGGTGCATTGGCAAAGCGGTAGGTGCCCGGCGGCAGCAGGCCGGGCAGGGCGCCGGGCCGGAACGGATCACGCGATCTGGCGCCGTCGTCCTCAAGCCCGAACAGCACTTGCGCGATCGCGCCGTCGGGCGCGGGCAGCGCGAGATAGCCGCCTGGTTTGGCGGCGAAGGCGCTTGCCGTGGCGAACTGGCGCTGCGCCGGCGGCAGCGTCTCGGCGACCTGATCCCAGCTCGACTTCGTGACGAAGGTGATCGGGATGGCGGTCGAGGAGGTCGCGAAGACGGAAGGCATTGGCGGGTCCGGCTCGTCAGATCAAACGGGTCATTCGGTCGGAGGAGACTTCGCAGAGATTTGTCGTGGCTGCAATCGGCTTTGCGGTCACCACGCAGTGAGCCGCTACTCGCAAGGAAGACGCCATGCTAGGTTCCGGCAGCTTTGGCCAGGCGCGCAGAGAACGCCGGTCATCGCAGACGAAGCGCCGGGAGGAATTGCAATGGAATTTGTGTGGAGTGTGGTCACATTCATTGGCCAGGCCATCGAGGCGGTTTTTGGCTATGTCGAGCATCATCATTGGGTCTTCGCATTCCTTGCCGGCGGCTATGTCTTCTACCTCCACGACCGTTCGGTTCACGCGCGGTTCGATGCGCTCGACAAGCGCATCGATGAAATCCGCAAGCGTCTCGCCGTCGAATATTGATCGGGCCGGGCGAAACATTGTGCGAGCTGATCACGTATCTTCGTTGAGAACCCTGGAGCCCTTTCCGTTCCGATGGATCGCAACGGGGCTCTAGATTCTTGTTTTGACGCATTTTCATTACGCGAACCGGTATCCACTTCGCTGGAAGACGCTCTAGTTCACGAGAGCAATTGTTGCGGGGCTTTACTAGCGCCACGGTTGTGGCATTATTGGCGAATATTTTAAGTTGTGCGGTGCGCGTCTGCACGTATCGAGCGCAAGATCGCTGCTGGATTCGGTTGATGCCAATCTGAACCTCTTCGTTGAAGCCATTTCTCTCAATCGTTTGGCGACGCAGCATTCGCAATCAGCGGCGCAACATGGATAGATCGTTTGTCATTGCGCAGATATCCGACCTGCATCTGGACGGGTCAGGCCGGCTGCTTGCCACGATCGAGACCCTCACCGGCGCGCTGCGCGAGCGGATGGCGGGCTTCGCGGATGTGTCCGACCGCATCCTGCTGATCACGGGCGACCTCGTGGACGACCCGACACCGCGAGCGCTCGACGAAGCGCTCGCGGTCATCGCGTCGCTCCGGCAGACCGGCCTGTTCACCGATATCCAGGCGGTGGCCGGCAATCACGATGTCAAGCGTCCGAGCCAGCGCGGCGGCCGGCACGACGCCTACGATTATCTGCACCTGCCGCGGACCTCGAGGAGCATCTATTACCGCCAGGCCGGCCTCGACCTGGTGCTGCTCGATTCCAACAGTGCAAGCCTGACGACACTTGCCAGCGGCAATATCGACGAGCGGGCCTACAATGCGATGGTCGCGCATTCTGCCCGGCTGAGCGTCGAGCTCGCGGGCAGCATTGGCTCGGCCGGACGCGCCGATTATTCCGAGCCCGCGGAAAATCTGGTGCGTGTGCTGGCGCTGCATCATCATCCGCTGCCGCAGGCGACCGGCGAGGGCAAGCGGTTTCTCGGCGTCCCCGACGAGCCGCTGATGTATCTCGCCGCGCCGGCGACCTTTCTCGAAGCGGCCACCTCGCTCAACGTCAATCTGGTCCTGCACGGGCACCGGCATGTCGAGGGGCTCACCCGGTATTCGATCCCCGATCCCCGCGCGCCCCGGAGCGGCGGCGAGGATTTCTGGCGCACGATCTATGTGCTCTCCTGTCCGTCGTCCACCGGGCAGGGGGGCGACGCCGCCGGCTTCAACATCATCCATTTCGGCCCGACCTCTGATGCCGAGCGGCCCGAATATGGGTTCGCAATCGCGCGCTATTCGCGGCCGCGCAACGATGGCGGCTTCAGGCCGCTCGATTCGAATCTGCCGGATGGACTCATCAGCCTCCCGGTGGGGCGAGATTTGTCCCGCGATCCTGCCGTCCAGTCGGCGATCGAGATCGCCTCATGCGCGTCGCTGAAGCGAGATCAGGTCCTGCGGCTCGTCCGTCGGCTGCTGTCGCGCCGCGCATTCTACGATGACAGCGGGCAGAGCTGGGCGGACAATCTCTACAGCTATCTCGTCACCTCTCATGCCTGGGCCGATCTCGACGGCAGATTCGCAAGGTCGGCACAGTGGCCCGACGCCGCGGCACTGGCAGAAGTGAGGGCGCTGCTTCGCCAGCTGATCGGACAATCCTCCCAAATGCTGGGCATCGACCGCGCCACGCTCGACGAACTTCGTGCCGATCGCCTGGTCAATCGTGACGATCTCCTGCGTCGATGGCCAATGCCGCCGTGTGACGGCGACGATGTTCAGGGGCGGGTGCGACAGCGGCTGCAATTGCTGCGGGACCTGAACGATCAGGTGAAGCTGCTCGGCCTCGATCTAGGCCTGGGCGGCGCGATATCGCCGGAAGGCCGCGGACTCCCGCGTTAACCGGCCATTAGGGTTAACAGTCTATTGCTGGCGCGTTCGGCTCGATCAATCGGCTCGAGAGTCAAAGCGTCATGCGTCAACGGTTCCGTC
Protein-coding sequences here:
- a CDS encoding methyltransferase, which gives rise to MVAQTPVIELMKLISGFQVSQVISAMAELGIADALKDETLHSDVVARRLECDPASLYRLLHALASVGLLEEQPERHFRLTPIGECLRSESPNSRSAWARYVGRPYVRQSWANLADSVRTGKSAFELLHHANLWEWRGERPEETGIFDAAMSELSRSGGNAIASAHDFSAYKVIVDIGGGQGALLAAILAQHAGTRGILFDLPHVVVKAKELLAAANVADRCEIVGGDVFKSAPTGGDAYLIKSVLMDESDESVVSILGRCRSVMSSSAHLIVIEHLLTPPNQPDVNYSDMTMMVMTGGRERTQKEFEALFAAARFRFERAVSTRSPFTLLIGSPS
- a CDS encoding C40 family peptidase, yielding MHDPRLTAARGDLAAKYLEGKVKADRFVTGEEFEVVAPIAPVREQPSSNAMLMTEALRGERVTIYDRNGEGWAWGQLGGDGYVGWLPDAALTKPAAAPTHRVSALRTLAFPGPSIKLPPADTLALGSKLTITREDSSFAVTREGLFLPKAHLSTLDHREPDYVAVAERFVGTPYLWGGKSSLGIDCSGLVQVSLTAAGIGCSRDSDMQQAGLGRALEPHKRSNLLRGDLIFWKGHVAIVRDGCTIVHANAHHMATVIEPIEPAIARIKAAGSEIIAIKRL
- a CDS encoding outer membrane protein produces the protein MLQLSHWERFAGGTAGTDCCNPHICINQLYQSALVITRIMFSAEHGAQMKIFFVAAAILIPTASYAADMAVKAPPPSAVYNWTGFYIGGFVGGTGADRNASASEPLSAAGRYDGPNRLDTSYGLGSSFIGGGTVGYNWQKHGSNLVLGIEGEAGYIHLSGSRQDVNAVLNGIGLPDSVNSTRLGDAYGVIAGRVDR
- a CDS encoding DUF1993 family protein codes for the protein MSLSMYEAAVPGMVRALKNLDAILDKAMAYAEGKKVDPSVLMGSRLAIDMLPFSTQIHRATETARGGAARLAQMDIPRLPDEDKTVADLKDRLAKTIAFLESVPTEKFAGAEDRTVTQKLAGNDMTFPAKQYLFGFMIPNFYFHVTTAYAILRHNGVEIGKIDFLRGI
- a CDS encoding M17 family metallopeptidase, encoding MPSVFATSSTAIPITFVTKSSWDQVAETLPPAQRQFATASAFAAKPGGYLALPAPDGAIAQVLFGLEDDGARSRDPFRPGALPGLLPPGTYRFANAPHDARLAALAFALGSYRFARYRKADSPNVRLVPPEGVDPVEINRMADAAMLARDLINTPSNDMGPAELAAAAQDLAAEFGASFTYTIGEDLKANFPLIYAVGMASDRAPRLIDIVWGDPSHPKVTLVGKGVCFDTGGLDLKPSSGMLIMKKDMGGAANVLALARMVMDAKLKVRLRVLIPAVENAVAGNAFRPLDIFTSRKGITVEIGNTDAEGRLVLADALALADEETPELLIDLGTLTGAARVALGPDLPPFYTNDETLAADVARCAAKENDPMWRMPLWPPYDAWLDSKTATITNAPSGGFAGSITCALFLQRFVEQARSWLHVDIYGWTPSAKPARPEGGECQAARAIYALLSERYA
- a CDS encoding outer membrane protein, giving the protein MKKFAFGALGLVAALAASATANAADLAARPYTKAPPMEVAAYNWSGFYLGVNGGGGWTRSCWDILVPGGAVAPEGCNNVSGGTVGGQIGYRWQAASWVFGLEAQGNWADFTGSRVSDQFILVPGDATQRTSVRGFGLFTGQVGYTWNNVLLYVKGGAAVTDNRYEHRVVATGAVFDSASDTRWGGVAGVGLEYGFTPNWSVAVEYDHLFMGDHTLTLTNAAGLASTVDRIRQDVDVATVRLNYRWGGPVVARY
- a CDS encoding metallophosphoesterase encodes the protein MDRSFVIAQISDLHLDGSGRLLATIETLTGALRERMAGFADVSDRILLITGDLVDDPTPRALDEALAVIASLRQTGLFTDIQAVAGNHDVKRPSQRGGRHDAYDYLHLPRTSRSIYYRQAGLDLVLLDSNSASLTTLASGNIDERAYNAMVAHSARLSVELAGSIGSAGRADYSEPAENLVRVLALHHHPLPQATGEGKRFLGVPDEPLMYLAAPATFLEAATSLNVNLVLHGHRHVEGLTRYSIPDPRAPRSGGEDFWRTIYVLSCPSSTGQGGDAAGFNIIHFGPTSDAERPEYGFAIARYSRPRNDGGFRPLDSNLPDGLISLPVGRDLSRDPAVQSAIEIASCASLKRDQVLRLVRRLLSRRAFYDDSGQSWADNLYSYLVTSHAWADLDGRFARSAQWPDAAALAEVRALLRQLIGQSSQMLGIDRATLDELRADRLVNRDDLLRRWPMPPCDGDDVQGRVRQRLQLLRDLNDQVKLLGLDLGLGGAISPEGRGLPR
- a CDS encoding TetR/AcrR family transcriptional regulator yields the protein MARKTDARARAIATAERLFRIQGYAATGLSQIIEESGSPKGSFYFHFPRGKTQLAEETIDLYLANRAAAFRHISASTTGDAPNFFNQIFAAIAAEMIASDFQYGCLMQNLVSEMSVLDAELTKRVASGFVELTGIIAEHLRGCGFAPARASSSAAALVAAIEGARTIARVERAPAIFEALADIFCQRGL